Proteins encoded together in one Campylobacter concisus window:
- the grpE gene encoding nucleotide exchange factor GrpE, with translation MSEEVKEQNLPEVEPVQEAASDSVNLDALGDISKVEKLEKELGEITDKYYRANAEFENIKKRYEKEKADVASYANEKFARDLLPVIDALEIAANFDPEDDEFAKKIKEGILITINQFKKCFEKHGVSEIATDAEFDPNVHNAVLRVDSEEKQSGQIVQALQKGYMINGRVLRPAMVSVAN, from the coding sequence GTGAGCGAAGAGGTAAAAGAGCAAAATCTACCTGAGGTCGAGCCTGTGCAAGAGGCAGCTAGCGATAGCGTAAATTTAGATGCACTTGGCGATATCTCAAAAGTGGAGAAGCTCGAAAAAGAGCTTGGCGAGATCACTGATAAATATTACAGAGCAAATGCTGAGTTTGAAAATATCAAAAAGCGTTATGAAAAAGAGAAAGCAGACGTTGCAAGCTATGCAAATGAGAAATTTGCAAGGGACTTGCTACCTGTCATCGATGCGCTCGAGATCGCTGCAAATTTTGACCCAGAAGATGATGAATTTGCTAAAAAGATCAAAGAGGGCATTTTGATAACGATAAATCAGTTCAAGAAATGTTTTGAAAAGCATGGCGTGAGCGAGATCGCAACTGATGCCGAGTTTGATCCAAATGTGCATAATGCCGTTTTAAGGGTCGATAGCGAGGAGAAACAAAGCGGTCAGATCGTGCAAGCTTTACAAAAAGGCTATATGATAAATGGTAGGGTTTTGCGCCCAGCTATGGTCAGTGTGGCAAACTAA
- a CDS encoding DHH family phosphoesterase has product MKIYHLSHTDLDGYGAQYITNFYFKDVKFLNSNYGREIDDKFAQILSEIDASNDDKNVILITDLNLTPAQCESFEEMIDGKNIKLFLLDHHQSGAECASAYSWYFLDSSRCATKITYDFFAGIFGKNKELEIFSDVVNAVDIWLKDDKNFEMGKVCLGLVANAKEINKVMFEAENNLYMDHILKEASKFFNEKNDYIGLDMQVHAIKKSFFKEDKDDTLSNLISNYVVKKLSENKEKFSISYKDHKGILTYNVGNVSVIGNDFLVANPEFDFFIDVTNKKTLSFRANGKLDVSAMAKHLVGGGGHVNASGGLFANFKDGFSYEPIKAQIVDLITKKTQEEI; this is encoded by the coding sequence ATGAAAATTTATCACCTCTCACACACCGATCTTGACGGATACGGCGCGCAATACATAACAAATTTTTACTTCAAAGATGTGAAATTTCTAAACTCAAACTACGGCAGAGAGATAGATGATAAATTTGCTCAAATTCTATCTGAGATAGATGCCTCAAACGATGATAAAAACGTCATTTTAATCACTGATCTAAATTTAACTCCGGCTCAGTGTGAGAGCTTTGAGGAGATGATAGATGGTAAAAATATAAAGCTATTTTTGCTAGATCATCACCAAAGTGGTGCCGAGTGCGCGAGCGCTTACTCATGGTATTTTTTAGATAGTTCAAGGTGCGCTACAAAGATCACTTACGACTTTTTTGCTGGCATTTTTGGCAAAAACAAAGAACTTGAAATTTTTAGTGACGTCGTAAATGCCGTGGATATCTGGCTAAAAGATGATAAAAATTTCGAGATGGGCAAGGTTTGTTTGGGGCTTGTGGCAAATGCTAAAGAGATAAATAAGGTGATGTTTGAAGCTGAAAACAACCTCTATATGGATCACATCTTAAAAGAAGCGAGCAAATTTTTTAACGAGAAAAACGACTACATAGGCCTTGATATGCAGGTGCATGCTATTAAAAAGTCATTTTTCAAAGAGGATAAAGACGATACGCTAAGCAATCTAATCTCAAACTACGTCGTAAAAAAACTTAGTGAAAATAAAGAGAAATTTAGCATAAGCTATAAAGATCATAAAGGAATTTTAACCTACAATGTCGGCAATGTTTCTGTTATCGGCAACGATTTTTTGGTGGCAAATCCTGAATTTGACTTCTTTATCGACGTGACAAATAAAAAAACGCTAAGCTTTCGTGCAAATGGCAAGCTAGACGTTAGCGCCATGGCAAAACACCTAGTTGGCGGCGGCGGACACGTGAACGCTAGCGGCGGGCTGTTTGCAAATTTCAAAGATGGCTTTAGCTATGAGCCGATCAAGGCACAGATAGTTGATCTAATAACTAAAAAAACACAGGAGGAGATATGA
- a CDS encoding aspartate carbamoyltransferase catalytic subunit, whose translation MGYKHKDLIGTRELSKEEILYFLEAAKEFKELNLSQVKKNDYLRGKTTINAFYENSTRTRTSFEIAAKRLGADTINFSSSSSSVTKGESLNDTMNNMAAMRTDIIVLRHPSSGAAKFAADRTEASVVNAGDGTNEHPSQALLDLFTLREHGKILDKNLNVAIIGDIARSRVARSDIWAMKKFGINLKLFAPRMMMPKDAEVFESQICKNMEEACEGSDVIIMLRIQLERGGADVAFPSSREYSKFFGLNKNRIKLAKPDAIVLHPGPINRGVELNSDVADGTHSVILNQVENGVAIRMAILNTLAKNRG comes from the coding sequence ATGGGCTACAAACATAAAGATTTGATAGGAACTAGAGAGCTTAGCAAGGAAGAAATTTTATATTTTCTAGAGGCGGCGAAAGAGTTTAAGGAGCTAAATTTAAGCCAAGTGAAAAAAAATGACTACCTTCGTGGAAAGACCACGATCAACGCATTTTATGAAAACTCGACAAGAACTAGGACATCCTTTGAGATCGCAGCAAAGAGGCTTGGAGCTGATACAATAAATTTCAGCTCGTCAAGCTCTAGCGTGACAAAGGGCGAGAGCCTAAATGACACGATGAATAACATGGCTGCTATGAGAACTGACATCATCGTGCTTCGTCACCCAAGCTCTGGAGCGGCGAAATTTGCAGCTGATAGGACAGAGGCTAGTGTTGTAAATGCAGGGGACGGCACAAATGAACACCCAAGCCAAGCTCTGCTTGATCTTTTCACACTAAGAGAGCACGGCAAAATTTTGGATAAAAATTTAAACGTGGCGATCATCGGTGACATCGCTAGAAGCCGCGTGGCAAGGTCTGACATCTGGGCGATGAAGAAATTTGGCATAAATTTAAAGCTCTTTGCGCCAAGGATGATGATGCCAAAAGACGCTGAGGTTTTTGAGTCTCAAATTTGCAAAAATATGGAGGAGGCTTGCGAGGGTAGCGACGTCATCATCATGCTTCGCATCCAGCTAGAGCGTGGCGGTGCGGACGTGGCGTTTCCAAGCTCGAGAGAGTACTCGAAATTTTTTGGACTAAATAAAAATAGGATAAAGCTAGCAAAGCCTGACGCGATCGTGCTGCACCCAGGACCGATAAATAGGGGCGTGGAGTTAAATTCGGACGTGGCTGATGGCACGCACTCAGTCATACTAAATCAAGTTGAAAACGGCGTTGCTATAAGAATGGCGATACTAAATACGCTTGCAAAAAATAGGGGCTAA
- a CDS encoding tetratricopeptide repeat protein, producing MKKILVLAAALFALNAMANENLDKANELYAKKNFNEAYLAFNKACGEGEKKACTMNAIMLFNGDGVAKDKAQAEKIFTKMCDENEGMACEKLGEMTAYGLIKDKDDNEAKSEEKAKALFKKACDNGYKPACDFVTK from the coding sequence ATGAAGAAAATTTTAGTTTTAGCGGCGGCACTTTTTGCGTTAAATGCTATGGCAAATGAAAATTTAGACAAGGCAAATGAGCTTTATGCAAAGAAAAATTTTAACGAGGCCTATCTTGCTTTTAACAAAGCTTGCGGCGAGGGCGAGAAAAAAGCCTGCACGATGAATGCGATCATGCTATTTAACGGCGATGGCGTGGCGAAAGATAAAGCTCAGGCTGAGAAAATTTTTACAAAAATGTGTGATGAAAATGAGGGCATGGCCTGCGAAAAACTAGGCGAAATGACAGCTTATGGCCTTATAAAAGACAAAGACGATAATGAAGCAAAAAGCGAAGAGAAGGCAAAAGCTTTGTTTAAAAAAGCTTGCGATAACGGCTATAAACCAGCTTGCGACTTTGTAACAAAATAG
- a CDS encoding dihydroorotase: MKIAIINGTIVNSDEKFKANILIENGKIAKIGSEKFEADKVIDATNKLVMPGLIDMHVHFRDPGQEYKDDIISGSQAAVAGGVTTCLCMANTNPVNDNASITRAMIEKAKNCGLIDLLPIAAISKGLGGNEIVEMGDLIEAGAVAFSDDGLPVTSSSVMRAALEYSSMFGSFCISHSEDCSLCRQGVMHEGKVSAILGLRGMAREKEEIAVSRDMLLAKLTKAHIHIAHVSSEYSLKIIEMGKKEGINITCEATPHHFSFSDDEILKNAYDTNFKMSPPLREISDVKAVREALKSGLIDVIATDHAPHHTDEKIVEFDKAPFGIIGLQTLVPLTLKLVNEGVISLERMVELTSANAAKILNLKDKGRLADGMLADIAVIDPEIEYVYDEKINRSKSVNSPLFGKKLKGAATTTIKSGKIVYEFGK; the protein is encoded by the coding sequence ATGAAAATAGCAATAATTAACGGCACTATCGTAAATAGCGACGAGAAATTTAAGGCAAATATCCTAATAGAAAACGGCAAAATAGCCAAAATCGGAAGTGAGAAATTTGAGGCTGATAAGGTCATAGACGCTACAAATAAGCTCGTCATGCCAGGACTTATCGACATGCACGTGCATTTTCGCGATCCTGGTCAAGAGTATAAAGACGACATCATCTCAGGCTCGCAGGCGGCTGTGGCTGGAGGAGTGACCACATGCCTTTGCATGGCTAACACAAACCCAGTAAATGACAATGCCTCGATCACAAGAGCGATGATAGAAAAGGCTAAAAACTGCGGACTGATCGATCTTTTACCAATCGCAGCCATTAGCAAAGGGCTTGGTGGCAACGAGATCGTTGAAATGGGTGATCTTATAGAAGCTGGCGCAGTTGCATTTAGTGATGACGGCTTGCCAGTGACTAGCTCAAGCGTGATGAGAGCGGCACTTGAGTACTCAAGCATGTTTGGTAGCTTTTGCATAAGCCACTCAGAGGATTGCTCACTTTGCAGGCAGGGCGTCATGCACGAGGGCAAGGTCTCAGCCATACTTGGACTTCGCGGCATGGCAAGGGAGAAAGAGGAGATCGCAGTGAGCCGTGATATGCTACTTGCAAAGCTCACCAAAGCGCACATCCACATCGCTCACGTAAGCTCGGAGTACTCGCTAAAGATCATCGAAATGGGTAAAAAAGAGGGCATAAACATCACTTGCGAGGCGACACCTCACCACTTTAGCTTTAGCGACGATGAAATTTTGAAAAATGCCTACGATACAAATTTCAAAATGTCGCCGCCACTTCGTGAGATAAGCGACGTAAAAGCAGTAAGAGAGGCACTAAAAAGCGGCCTTATAGACGTTATCGCCACCGATCATGCCCCACATCACACGGACGAAAAGATAGTGGAATTTGACAAGGCACCATTTGGTATCATCGGACTTCAAACCCTTGTGCCGCTCACTCTTAAGCTCGTAAATGAAGGCGTTATAAGCTTAGAGCGCATGGTGGAGCTAACATCTGCAAATGCAGCTAAGATACTAAATTTAAAAGATAAAGGCAGGCTTGCTGATGGCATGCTAGCTGACATCGCAGTGATAGACCCTGAGATCGAGTATGTTTATGATGAAAAGATAAACCGCTCAAAATCGGTAAATTCTCCACTATTTGGCAAAAAGCTAAAAGGCGCAGCGACTACCACGATAAAAAGTGGCAAGATCGTTTATGAGTTTGGGAAATAG
- a CDS encoding HrcA family transcriptional regulator — MSKTNKRDLILNSIIEAYLQDNAPIGSNELGSRMSMAIPASTIRVYFKKLSDEGEITKLHISGGRIPTIAAMRRYWSEIFTESDINLEINDPRSLKMLCDEFELYCMIFGTIDKELLEILNLNDRYLVLNFSGDEIAIKFDARMYKFLNNLIGVSLDKLELICSQVGLSELKNKIRELKRTKIYFQENEILAFDMFKDRRFKMVFDPSFSLQMDEKLTFSPMFDENYMGLKFKANYLGSEAQMICAGSVYTDYVKFINLIKEAA; from the coding sequence GTGAGTAAAACAAATAAACGCGATTTGATACTAAATTCTATCATTGAAGCCTATTTGCAGGACAATGCGCCTATTGGCTCAAACGAGCTTGGCTCTCGTATGAGCATGGCGATACCAGCATCGACGATACGTGTTTATTTTAAAAAGCTTTCAGATGAGGGCGAGATCACAAAGCTTCACATAAGTGGCGGCAGGATCCCAACTATCGCTGCGATGAGAAGATATTGGAGTGAAATTTTTACTGAGAGCGACATAAATTTAGAGATAAATGACCCAAGAAGCCTAAAGATGCTCTGTGATGAGTTTGAGCTTTATTGTATGATTTTTGGCACGATCGATAAGGAGTTGCTAGAAATTTTAAATTTAAATGATAGATATCTGGTTTTAAATTTTAGTGGCGATGAGATCGCCATTAAATTTGACGCTAGGATGTATAAATTTTTAAACAACCTTATCGGAGTTAGCTTAGACAAGCTTGAGCTTATCTGTTCTCAAGTTGGCTTAAGCGAACTAAAAAACAAGATAAGAGAGCTTAAAAGGACTAAAATTTACTTCCAAGAAAATGAAATTTTAGCCTTTGATATGTTTAAGGATAGACGCTTTAAGATGGTTTTTGACCCAAGTTTTAGCTTGCAGATGGACGAAAAGCTTACATTTTCTCCTATGTTTGATGAAAATTACATGGGGCTTAAATTTAAAGCAAACTACCTTGGTAGCGAGGCGCAGATGATCTGTGCTGGCAGTGTTTATACTGATTATGTGAAATTTATAAATCTAATAAAGGAGGCCGCGTGA
- a CDS encoding DNA-binding protein, with protein MIDTSDIFNLLHNAVEAKNIGKKISQAKMAEDLGVPMRTYQDWRLGNSKPQAAAAVCKLLCELDDDEILFVVNKMRKLLGK; from the coding sequence ATGATTGATACAAGTGATATATTTAATTTGCTTCACAATGCAGTTGAGGCAAAAAATATCGGTAAGAAAATTTCACAAGCAAAAATGGCAGAAGATCTTGGCGTGCCTATGAGAACATATCAGGACTGGAGACTTGGAAACTCAAAGCCACAAGCTGCTGCTGCTGTTTGCAAACTGCTATGTGAGCTTGACGATGATGAAATATTATTTGTTGTCAATAAGATGAGAAAATTGCTAGGAAAATAG